One Acetobacter oryzoeni genomic window, GTTACAACGGAAATCAACTATCTTGTCGGCTCGGCAGAAGTGCCAGAAGGCTTTCCCGGCACGGCACATGCGCTGGAACATATGATGTTTCGTGGCAGCAAGGGGTTGGATAAGGATCAGCTTGCAGCTATCGGCACGCGCTTGGGCGGCAGTTATAATGCAGATACAACAGAAGACGTAACGCAGTATTTCTATACAGCGCAGGCGCAGGATTTGCCTGTTTTGCTGAAAATTGAAGCCCTGCGCATGAACGGCTTAACCCTGTCTGAAGCGGATTGGGAAAAAGAGCGCGGCGCGATTGAGCAGGAAGTTGCGCGTGATCTTTCCAGCCCGGCATATCGGTATCTGGAACAGTTACAGGGTATTCTGTTTGCAGGTACGCCCTACGAACACGATGCACTGGGCACACGGCCTTCCTTTGATAAAACCACGGCCGCTGATCTGAGAGATTTTTACCAGAAGTGGTATGGCCCCAACAATGCCGTGCTGGTTATTGTGGGTGATATTAACCCGGTTTCTACCTTGCAGTTGGTGCAGGATACGTTTGCCGATATCCCGCGCAAGGATTTACCGCAGCGCCACAAGGTAACTCCGGTGGCACCGCCGGCTAAAACACTTACGCTTTCTACAGATTACCCTGTTGGGTTTGCAACGCTTGCCTTCCCCATGGCAGGCAGTTCTTCATCAGATTTCGCAACGGCGGATATTCTGTCAGACGTGCTCTCCAGCCAGCGTGGTGCGCTGTATGATCTGGTGCCGCAGGGCAAGGCGTTATACGCAGGGTTTGAATACGCCCCTAAAAAAGAAGCGGGTTTTGGTTTGGCGCTTGCGGCTTTCCCCAAAGGTGCAGATGCTTCTGGCCCCATGAATGCCATGAAAGCTGTGCTGGAAAAAATCCGTAAGGAAGGCGTACCAGCAGAACTTGTTGAAGCTGCCAAGCAAAAAGAAATTGCCCAGCTTCAGTTTTCCGCCAACTCTGTAAGTGGTCTGGCATCTATTTGGTCTAACGCCTTGGCATTTCAGAATCTGGATAGCCCGGGAGATCTGGTAGCCGCCTATCAGGCCGTCACACCAAAGGCCGTGAATGATCTGGCCGCAAAGCTGCTTGATCCGGCACATGCTGTGTCTGCTATTCTTACCCCAGAAGCATCCGGCAAGGCCGTTTCTGGCAAAGGCTTTGGCGGGGCAGAATCTTTTGCAACAGCTCCAGATAAACCAGTAAAACTGCCGCAATGGGCAGAAAAAGCTCTGGCCAAACTGGAAGAACCAAAACCTACACCACTGCCTGCAGTCAGCACCTTATCGAACGGCATCAAGCTGATTGTCTGGCCATCTCATGTCAGCCACACCATTCAGCTTTCTGGCCAAATTCGTCAGACACCCGAATTGCAGGAACCCAAGGGCAAGGAAGGTGTGCATAGCTTAACAGAGGCTCTGTTCTCCTATGGCACAACGCAGCATGATCGTCTGGCTTTTCAGAAAGCACTAGATGATGTGCCTGCATGGGAAGATGCAGGGGGCAATTTTTCTTTGCAAGTTCTTACGCCTGATTTTGAAAAAGGTGTGGAACTGCTTGCAGAAAATGAATTGCACCCGGCATTCCCAGAAAAAGATTTTACGGTTGTACGCACACAGTTGGCACAGGCACAGGCTGGGGAGCTGGTATCTCCTGGGCATCTGTTTGATAAAGCTATCAAGGCCGCCATTCTGCCGGAAACAGATCCGACACAGCGTGATGCTACACCTGAATCTATTATGAACGTAACCCGTGATGATGTGCTGCATTATTACCAAAGTGCATGGCGCCCAGATCTGACAACTATTGTTGTAACGGGTGATATCTCACCAGAAAAAGCACAGGCTGTATTAGAAAAAGCTTTTGGTAGCTGGAAAGCAGAAGGACCAGTACCTGATGTTAATCTGCCGACTGTACCGCTGAGCAAAACATCCCGCGCAACAGTGCCTGATAAGAGTAGTGTGCAGAATGATGTTGTACTGGCAGAAACATTAGGGCTGACAGCACAAAATCCTGATCACTTCCTGCTGCAGTTGGGCAATGAGGTGCTAGGCGGCGGGCTGTTCTCTTCACGTCTGTATAGAGATATGCGGGTGAAGACAGGCTATGTTTATTCTGTAAGCAGTTCTTTTGATTGGGGGCGTACGCGCGGGGCCTATACTGTCAACTATGGTGCTGATCCGGATAAAGTTGGTAAAGCGCAGAGTGTTGTTATGAAAGATCTGAAGGCCATGCAGTCTGCACCTCCTACAGCAGAGGAACTTTCTTTGGCCAAAGCCTCACTGTTGCGGAGCCTACCTCTTGCCAGAGCCAGTTTGGGCCGGATTGCTGCGCAGTATCTTTACTTGGAAGATCTGGGCTTGCCGCTTGATAATGCTGATCGTGGGGCAAAAGTATATTACAAAGCCACTGGTGCAGAAGTGCAGGCAGCGTTCCGTAAATGGATCAGACCAGATGATCTTGCTGTTATTGTAAAGGGTCCTACGCCTACTTGGTAAATAATGACATGTATTCGTAAATATTTTATGAATGGGTTTTTCATATGCATTTTACGGATACATTGTAAATTATCTTTTCCCACTCGTATTTAGAAATTAAAAATAGTACGAGTGGATTGGGTGTCAGTATTTTCTGGACAGAAAAATAATTATGCTTGTATTAGATTTATCAGAAAATCATTTATGTATCGAAGAGCTTGCTATGCAGAAGATCACGAGGGGGTGTTGTGATGTCCGGTGAAAAAAAGCCTGTCAGTAAGGTTCGTTCTTCTCGTGTGAAAGTGGCGCGTAAAAAAGTTGTGGCCCCAACAGCGTCAGAAACACATGAACCAGAAGTGGTGCCTCAAGTTGAAGAACAGGTGGCAGCAGACCCTGTAGCCAAGCCTGCACAGGCTCCGGCGGCAGAACAAATTGCATTAGCACTTCAGTCTCAGGCGAGTATTGTGGAACAAGAAGCTGAAAAAGAACGTCGGGCCGCTATCTTTTTTGATAGCCAGTGGTACCTTAATGCATATCCAGATATTTGTGAGGCGGGTGTAGATCCGCTGGAACACTTTCTGGATTACGGTGCTAAGGAAGGTAGAAACCCGAATGCGCTGTTCAATAGCCTTTCCTATTTACGGGTAAATCCAGATGTAGCTGGGTTTGGGCCGGGGCCTTTTATCCATTACATCTGTTATGGTTTTCAGGAAGGTCGTCCACTACGCTAGGATGCGCTAAATTTAAAAAAAGGGCGTATGGTTATTAAACCATACGCCCTTTTTTATTATTATATAAAAGATATTTTTTATATTTCTTCAACAACTTCTATATGAGACGGAAACTCTACTTCTTTATTTTCATCCAGAATATAATAGTGAATATTTTCAGAAACCCAATCTTCCCGGAAATCACAATCCTTATAAATGTTACGGCATGGCGTATTATCTGGAAGATCATGAATAGATGCCGTTACACGAACATCTCCATGTTTTTCTCTAACGTGGCTGACAACATCAGCAATAATACTCTTTTCTACTTCCATGCCCAAAACACGGCAGCTCATAACAAACTGTACAATTTCATTATTGCGTAGGTATATTACGCTTACCAATCCATATTTAGTGAATTTGTCCTGAACAGTTGCAACAATAACTTCTCCGCCTTCAGCAAGAAAGCGTGTGAGTTCTTCAAATGTCCAACGTTTACCAGATGTGTTGAACTGATTGGTCTTGTTGGTAAGTTCTAAGGCACGTGCCAGTTCTGGTTGTTCTGCATCTGTGATGTAGGTGAGGCAGACCGTACATTCCAACGATGCCAGAAATTCTTCACGGTTCAGGTTGGTGCGTGTTTCTTCACGGGCAATTTGTCCTCGGATCATGGTTTCCCGTTGGACTGATTCCTGTGTCAGGCGAGCAACCTGCGTTTCGGGGGACCACAAAAGAATACGACGCGTGAGATACGGGTT contains:
- a CDS encoding M16 family metallopeptidase; the protein is MIFRKPSAARKHFSLLAVTLALLGGTALSPTLAHAQDAAPGMPSALVPPSLSSAQVVRATLPNGLKVVIVPNRLAPVVTTEINYLVGSAEVPEGFPGTAHALEHMMFRGSKGLDKDQLAAIGTRLGGSYNADTTEDVTQYFYTAQAQDLPVLLKIEALRMNGLTLSEADWEKERGAIEQEVARDLSSPAYRYLEQLQGILFAGTPYEHDALGTRPSFDKTTAADLRDFYQKWYGPNNAVLVIVGDINPVSTLQLVQDTFADIPRKDLPQRHKVTPVAPPAKTLTLSTDYPVGFATLAFPMAGSSSSDFATADILSDVLSSQRGALYDLVPQGKALYAGFEYAPKKEAGFGLALAAFPKGADASGPMNAMKAVLEKIRKEGVPAELVEAAKQKEIAQLQFSANSVSGLASIWSNALAFQNLDSPGDLVAAYQAVTPKAVNDLAAKLLDPAHAVSAILTPEASGKAVSGKGFGGAESFATAPDKPVKLPQWAEKALAKLEEPKPTPLPAVSTLSNGIKLIVWPSHVSHTIQLSGQIRQTPELQEPKGKEGVHSLTEALFSYGTTQHDRLAFQKALDDVPAWEDAGGNFSLQVLTPDFEKGVELLAENELHPAFPEKDFTVVRTQLAQAQAGELVSPGHLFDKAIKAAILPETDPTQRDATPESIMNVTRDDVLHYYQSAWRPDLTTIVVTGDISPEKAQAVLEKAFGSWKAEGPVPDVNLPTVPLSKTSRATVPDKSSVQNDVVLAETLGLTAQNPDHFLLQLGNEVLGGGLFSSRLYRDMRVKTGYVYSVSSSFDWGRTRGAYTVNYGADPDKVGKAQSVVMKDLKAMQSAPPTAEELSLAKASLLRSLPLARASLGRIAAQYLYLEDLGLPLDNADRGAKVYYKATGAEVQAAFRKWIRPDDLAVIVKGPTPTW